The following are encoded together in the Brassica napus cultivar Da-Ae chromosome A9, Da-Ae, whole genome shotgun sequence genome:
- the LOC106402581 gene encoding 30S ribosomal protein 2, chloroplastic produces MATFLTPLVSIKPTVFSFPSQSVTSPHRQTNVLSLKPFPSPAGAQSSRVRFIPHAVETEEKPASDPNAESSRRVYIGNIPRTVDNEQLSKLVEEHGAAENVQVMYDKYSGRSRRFGFATMKSVEDANAVIDKLNGTTIEGREVKVNITEKPIASSSSPDLSLLQSEDSAFVDSPYKVYVGNLAKTVTKQMLENLFSEKGKVVSAKVSRVPGTSKSSGFGFVTFSTQEDVEAAILALNNSLLEGQKIRVNKA; encoded by the exons ATGGCTACGTTCCTCACACCTCTTGTTTCAATCAAACCTACAGTCTTTTCATTCCCGTCCCAATCCGTCACCTCTCCACACAGACAAACCAATGTACTCTCACTCAAACCGTTTCCTTCTCCCGCGGGAGCACAGAGCTCCAGGGTGAGATTCATTCCCCACGCGGTGGAGACTGAAGAAAAACCCGCTTCAGACCCTAACGCAGAGTCCTCAAGGCGTGTCTAcatcggaaacatacccagaACTGTGGATAACGAACAGCTCTCAAAACTCGTCGAAGAACACGGCGCCGCTGAAAATGTTCAG GTGATGTATGATAAGTATTCAGGAAGAAGCCGTAGGTTTGGATTCGCTACAATGAAATCAGTTGAAGATGCCAATGCTGTGATTGACAAGTTAAATGGCACT ACCATTGAAGGGCGTGAGGTGAAGGTTAACATCACGGAGAAACCTATAGCGTCATCATCGTCTCCTGATTTGTCATTGCTTCAGTCTGAGGATTCGGCGTTTGTAGATAGTCCTTATAAAGTGTATGTAGGGAATCTGGCAAAGACTGTTACTAAACAGATGCTTGAGAATTTGTTTTCTGAGAAAGGGAAAGTAGTCAGTGCCAAGGTTTCAAGAGTGCCTGGCACTTCCAAATCCTCTGGGTTTGGGTTTGTGACATTTTCTACACAAGAGGATGTTGAAGCTGCCATTTTGGCTCTAAACAACTCT TTGTTGGAAGGACAGAAGATTCGGGTGAATAAGGCATAG